A region from the Methylovorus glucosotrophus genome encodes:
- a CDS encoding YbgF trimerization domain-containing protein: protein MRGLIVGLGLLMGVSQVAHAALFGDDEARRKIADLQQQVQTQNQATQAAIDELKKNQQALEQRYTQSLTDMLGKIDALNQQISRLQGQLEVANHNIDMTQQRQKDLYADTDGRLRKLESGAPAATADAAQPASGAVADAPASSSEAKDLDAANALLQASKFKESFDAYQKFLQAYPASTHAADAMYGLGFSQFSLKNYKAAIATQQKLLKQYPDSAKAPEASFNIANSQIQLADIDGAKKTLRDLISKYPKSDVIPRAQSRLKVLESIKR, encoded by the coding sequence ATGCGTGGTTTGATAGTAGGTTTGGGACTGTTGATGGGTGTTTCTCAAGTGGCGCATGCTGCGCTGTTTGGGGATGATGAGGCACGCAGGAAAATTGCTGACCTTCAGCAACAGGTGCAAACCCAGAATCAGGCCACGCAAGCTGCGATAGATGAGTTGAAGAAAAATCAGCAGGCTCTGGAGCAACGTTATACCCAGAGCCTGACTGACATGCTGGGCAAGATTGATGCACTCAATCAGCAGATCAGTCGTCTGCAAGGCCAACTGGAAGTGGCCAACCACAATATTGACATGACGCAACAGCGTCAAAAGGATTTATACGCAGACACCGATGGTCGTCTGCGCAAACTGGAGAGTGGGGCGCCAGCGGCGACTGCCGATGCAGCACAGCCTGCCTCAGGTGCTGTCGCAGATGCGCCTGCCAGCTCTTCGGAAGCCAAGGATCTGGATGCGGCCAATGCCTTGCTGCAGGCCAGCAAGTTCAAAGAGTCATTTGATGCCTATCAGAAGTTTCTGCAGGCATATCCTGCCAGCACTCACGCCGCAGACGCGATGTATGGCCTGGGATTCTCACAATTCTCTCTCAAGAATTACAAGGCTGCGATTGCTACGCAGCAGAAGCTGTTGAAGCAGTATCCGGACAGTGCCAAAGCGCCAGAAGCCAGCTTTAACATTGCCAATAGCCAGATTCAACTGGCGGATATTGATGGCGCCAAGAAGACCTTGCGCGACCTGATCAGCAAGTATCCCAAGAGCGATGTTATTCCTCGCGCACAAAGTCGTCTGAAGGTGCTGGAGTCCATCAAGCGCTAA
- the pal gene encoding peptidoglycan-associated lipoprotein Pal, which translates to MNKSLVTSVLLAMMLAACSSKPVKNAPVVEDKSPAQTTTSQSSDSASTSGVQNSNLAVNPLTDPNNILSKRSVYFDFDKDEVKPEYRDLVNAHAKYLVEHPDAKVILQGNTDERGTREYNLALGQRRAVAVKQVLNLQGVSDKQIETISYGEEKPQAAGSDEAAYSKNRRADIVYQGE; encoded by the coding sequence TGCTTGCTCAAGCAAGCCTGTAAAGAATGCCCCTGTTGTTGAAGACAAGAGCCCAGCACAAACCACCACCAGCCAAAGCTCTGACTCTGCTTCTACCAGCGGCGTACAGAACAGCAACCTGGCGGTTAACCCATTGACTGACCCAAACAACATCCTGTCCAAGCGCAGTGTTTACTTCGATTTCGACAAGGATGAAGTGAAGCCTGAATACCGTGATCTGGTAAATGCCCATGCCAAGTACCTGGTTGAGCACCCAGATGCCAAGGTTATCCTGCAAGGCAATACCGACGAACGTGGTACCCGCGAGTACAACCTGGCCCTGGGTCAACGTCGTGCTGTTGCTGTCAAGCAAGTGCTGAACCTGCAAGGTGTTTCTGACAAGCAAATCGAAACTATCAGCTACGGCGAAGAAAAGCCACAAGCTGCTGGTTCCGACGAAGCTGCTTACAGCAAGAACCGTCGTGCTGACATCGTTTACCAAGGCGAGTAA